A region from the Candidatus Electrothrix scaldis genome encodes:
- a CDS encoding DUF3012 domain-containing protein codes for MKLMKRVVGGVVLAGVAIMLSGCPAQVGSERWCQNMRDKPKSDWSAGEAVDFAKHCIIK; via the coding sequence ATGAAGTTGATGAAGAGAGTCGTAGGTGGTGTGGTATTGGCTGGAGTGGCTATCATGCTGTCAGGTTGTCCGGCCCAGGTGGGCAGTGAGCGATGGTGTCAGAACATGCGGGATAAACCTAAGTCTGACTGGAGTGCGGGTGAGGCTGTTGATTTTGCCAAGCATTGCATCATTAAATAA
- a CDS encoding DEAD/DEAH box helicase, producing the protein MIKQFLIKAGRKLKRLAGSGAKKKQESSHSEQDALQKTEQHAQSPGKESGKGSDKAGGLQGGKRRGDQTRPPRKPRPKKPRWNLEQFPVDPAEGKIRFHDFSLPLGLMHAIADLDFKYCTPIQEKALPDAMAGKDIIGRAGTGTGKSAVFLIAVFARLLSENRQARQSGEKMPRRKPGCPRALIIAPTRELVMQIAKDGNALGKYTPLRIMAVYGGTDYQKQEQKLGERPIDVMVATPGRLLDYASKSIIDLRQTQIMVIDEADRMLDMGFIPDVRRIIYKTPPKEQRQTMLFSATLTEEVKHLASQWCVKPISIESAPEQVAVDTVRQVVYTVTSDEKYSVLYNLIKNQDHERIMVFTNMKTEAARLNDRLRRNGINAILLTGDVPQKKRMSRLENFRGSEHGVMIATDVAGRGIHIDGISHVVNYALPYEPEDYVHRIGRTGRAGESGIAISFACEEGAFQLPDIEEYVGKSLPCTLPKEELLVKPPKGSEKSPGHGDRRKPRPRRR; encoded by the coding sequence ATGATAAAACAATTCCTTATAAAGGCTGGTCGCAAACTAAAACGGTTGGCAGGATCAGGCGCGAAGAAAAAACAAGAAAGTTCCCACTCCGAGCAGGATGCGCTGCAAAAAACAGAGCAGCACGCTCAGTCTCCAGGCAAAGAATCCGGCAAAGGATCTGATAAAGCAGGGGGGCTGCAAGGAGGCAAAAGGCGAGGCGATCAGACTCGGCCTCCCCGAAAACCTCGACCCAAAAAGCCGCGCTGGAACTTGGAACAGTTTCCTGTGGATCCTGCGGAAGGGAAGATTCGCTTTCATGATTTCTCTTTGCCTCTTGGCCTGATGCATGCCATTGCAGATCTTGATTTTAAGTATTGTACCCCAATCCAGGAAAAGGCTCTGCCTGATGCGATGGCAGGCAAGGATATTATCGGCAGGGCAGGGACCGGAACCGGCAAGAGTGCGGTTTTTTTGATTGCTGTTTTTGCCCGGCTGCTCAGTGAAAACAGACAGGCTCGCCAGTCAGGAGAGAAAATGCCTCGACGGAAGCCAGGGTGTCCCCGTGCTTTGATTATCGCGCCGACCAGAGAGCTGGTCATGCAGATCGCTAAGGACGGGAATGCCTTGGGCAAGTACACTCCCTTGCGCATCATGGCGGTGTACGGCGGGACGGATTACCAAAAGCAGGAACAGAAACTGGGCGAGCGTCCTATTGATGTTATGGTGGCTACGCCGGGTCGTCTGCTGGATTATGCCTCAAAAAGCATTATTGATCTTCGTCAGACCCAAATCATGGTTATTGATGAGGCGGACAGGATGCTGGACATGGGATTTATCCCGGATGTCCGGAGGATTATCTATAAGACGCCACCCAAAGAGCAACGTCAGACCATGCTCTTTTCTGCAACCCTGACCGAGGAGGTCAAGCATCTGGCCTCGCAATGGTGCGTGAAACCGATCTCCATTGAGAGTGCCCCTGAACAGGTGGCTGTGGATACGGTGCGCCAGGTGGTCTATACAGTGACCAGTGATGAGAAGTATTCAGTGCTCTATAACCTGATCAAAAACCAGGATCATGAGCGGATCATGGTTTTTACTAACATGAAAACCGAGGCAGCCCGCCTGAATGATCGGTTGCGACGGAATGGGATCAATGCTATTCTACTCACCGGAGATGTTCCCCAAAAAAAACGGATGAGCCGGCTGGAGAATTTTCGTGGCAGCGAGCATGGGGTAATGATAGCCACTGATGTGGCCGGGCGTGGTATCCATATTGACGGTATCAGTCATGTGGTGAACTATGCCCTACCCTATGAGCCGGAAGATTACGTGCATCGGATCGGCAGAACCGGCCGGGCCGGGGAAAGCGGTATCGCCATCAGCTTTGCCTGCGAAGAAGGGGCTTTTCAGCTGCCTGATATAGAAGAATATGTCGGGAAGTCCTTGCCCTGCACTTTGCCGAAAGAAGAGCTGCTGGTGAAACCACCCAAGGGGAGCGAGAAGAGTCCCGGTCATGGTGATAGGCGTAAGCCTCGGCCAAGAAGGCGGTAA
- a CDS encoding SIR2 family protein, producing the protein MERLHKEWEALSERISSLSEQKINETRVEERLRLEPLIDLAKEERQKLEQEMLRLEKEAQAEGTEVVDCAERVQQAMGQLSTRAFEISEVFPIIGSEFERLKQEGIRPEDERIFEAITAFTEQTLAPEAFIRFFKELDGATDTGAAGPDYAKLASRLQEGKVILCLGQDVGIPVPSTEQIMECLVGQEGFQGSLSELCERQEIAPDSGRNDLVEKIRAVLSPQVTHQIEIYEVLAQLDTPLLIISAAYDDLLEQALKERRKYVVIYPNLQEKKCLLRYSDQQGVISCLPLELSDKKPLEEGYTVIYKLRGGFIDEERETLLLSERDYFTFTKFMEKKQFPAYLGNKLNKYALWFIGHTLQSWEERLVVKALQSLRDSRASALAVQEGVSDFSRDFWKDNKIDAYNLGLEDFILGLQKEAVS; encoded by the coding sequence ATGGAAAGATTACACAAGGAATGGGAGGCGCTTTCTGAAAGAATTTCCTCTTTATCCGAGCAGAAGATCAACGAGACCCGGGTTGAAGAGCGCTTGCGCCTGGAGCCGCTCATTGATCTGGCCAAAGAGGAGCGACAAAAACTGGAGCAGGAGATGCTGCGCCTGGAAAAGGAGGCCCAGGCCGAGGGCACAGAGGTTGTGGACTGTGCTGAGCGGGTTCAACAGGCGATGGGCCAGCTCTCCACCCGTGCTTTTGAGATTTCCGAGGTCTTTCCAATAATCGGGTCAGAGTTTGAGCGTCTGAAGCAGGAAGGGATCCGGCCGGAGGATGAGCGAATCTTTGAGGCCATTACCGCCTTTACGGAGCAAACCCTTGCTCCGGAGGCCTTTATTCGTTTTTTCAAAGAGCTGGATGGCGCGACAGACACCGGAGCAGCCGGGCCGGACTATGCAAAGCTTGCCAGTCGCCTCCAGGAAGGCAAGGTAATCCTCTGTCTGGGGCAGGATGTGGGTATCCCCGTTCCTTCCACAGAGCAGATCATGGAATGCCTGGTTGGGCAGGAGGGTTTTCAGGGCTCCTTGTCTGAGCTTTGCGAACGACAGGAGATCGCCCCGGACAGCGGCCGGAATGATTTGGTGGAGAAAATTCGTGCGGTACTCAGCCCACAGGTGACTCATCAGATAGAAATCTACGAAGTCCTGGCGCAGCTTGATACCCCCTTGCTTATTATTTCTGCGGCCTATGATGATTTACTGGAGCAGGCCCTCAAGGAACGACGAAAATATGTCGTGATCTACCCCAACCTTCAGGAAAAGAAATGCCTGCTTCGCTATTCTGATCAACAGGGAGTGATTTCCTGTCTGCCCCTGGAGCTTTCGGATAAGAAGCCACTGGAAGAAGGCTATACGGTTATCTATAAGCTGCGCGGTGGCTTTATTGATGAGGAACGGGAAACCCTGCTCCTGTCTGAGCGGGATTATTTTACCTTTACCAAATTTATGGAAAAGAAACAGTTTCCTGCCTATCTGGGCAATAAGCTGAATAAATACGCGCTCTGGTTCATCGGCCATACCTTGCAGAGTTGGGAGGAACGTTTGGTGGTCAAGGCTTTGCAGAGTTTGCGGGACAGCAGGGCCTCAGCCTTGGCTGTGCAGGAGGGTGTATCTGATTTTTCCCGTGATTTTTGGAAAGACAACAAGATTGATGCATACAACCTGGGCCTTGAGGATTTTATTCTTGGTCTGCAAAAGGAGGCTGTTTCATGA
- a CDS encoding MauE/DoxX family redox-associated membrane protein — protein sequence MLTHIFFRWVYHAVRIAISGLFLYAAGGKLLDLSSFALTISDYGLLPESMIGPTAIFLVIAELAAALALLLDLRGGLTGITLLLLLFIAVLMYGIQLGIDVDCGCFGSGEPGHKSSQGLYQAVYRDLLTLGGCFFLYWYRFFIGIGPRSLKTFPFMQRYSSQDTGKTINSSRKGEHNG from the coding sequence ATGCTAACCCATATCTTCTTTCGATGGGTATATCATGCTGTTCGTATCGCAATAAGTGGTCTTTTTCTTTATGCAGCCGGAGGTAAGCTCCTTGACCTGTCCTCCTTTGCCCTGACTATAAGCGATTACGGTTTGCTACCAGAAAGTATGATTGGACCGACAGCGATCTTCTTGGTCATTGCCGAGCTTGCGGCAGCACTTGCCCTGCTCCTGGACCTGCGCGGCGGACTGACCGGGATTACCCTGCTCCTACTCCTCTTTATCGCGGTGCTCATGTACGGTATTCAGCTCGGCATTGATGTGGACTGCGGCTGCTTCGGTTCCGGGGAACCAGGGCATAAGAGCAGCCAGGGACTCTATCAGGCCGTATACAGGGATCTCCTGACGCTGGGCGGCTGCTTCTTTCTCTATTGGTATAGATTTTTCATCGGCATAGGTCCACGCAGCCTGAAGACTTTTCCTTTTATGCAAAGATATAGCTCCCAGGACACCGGGAAAACAATAAATTCCTCAAGAAAAGGAGAACACAATGGCTAA
- a CDS encoding GlsB/YeaQ/YmgE family stress response membrane protein yields the protein MDLTQLLIMLGLGALAGWLAGKIIKGGGSGLIVNMIVGIIGSVIGGWTFGKLGISVGNDLVGALVTSVVGAIILLFVVGLVKK from the coding sequence ATGGATCTCACACAGTTGTTGATTATGCTCGGCCTGGGAGCCTTAGCTGGTTGGCTGGCAGGTAAAATCATAAAGGGTGGTGGCTCCGGTCTGATCGTTAATATGATTGTCGGTATCATCGGCTCTGTCATCGGTGGTTGGACTTTTGGCAAACTGGGGATATCCGTTGGCAATGACCTGGTTGGCGCTTTGGTTACTTCTGTGGTGGGGGCAATCATTCTCCTCTTTGTCGTAGGCTTGGTGAAAAAATAG
- a CDS encoding HEAT repeat domain-containing protein yields MSSSDALTRNDAAYEPYIGLRPFEESERDRFFGRDREINILLDNIRFNRLTLLLAGSGVGKSSLLRAGVMPVLRGDSDTELLYHNVWSGEPAKELKQAIAEHFRKKYRLAPFDEQFVRLPLKDMLRTCTMFSTGQQILLLDQFEEFFNYQRFREGFGDFVEELSAAVRDRGLPASFVFSMREDFALELNAFKEFLPGVFDNYFRLEKLTREQARLAIEKPLERTGYSFAPQQGERKALLDQVLDDLAKREQERQLGVQELLKLKELPLLVEPPHLQIVCRELWLHHRDEQVKQITHVDYEKAGRAGGILENYFIKIVKKLDENQQYIASMAFDYLIGSRGVKIAQPLDQLADLTFLDKNDLQSVLDILQDNAILRRKNRNGVFEYELYHDIFSKYIQKWNAEFKINQQERKPSYEELTRKIGKLNRSQQKLASAAFNVLSAKRNAKIRRPLEKLVELTNADEKELQEVLNKLHEYSILRQQKNDHVLSYEIYNDNLLEDISRWNYSFNETSRRRRRILLIGAFVIFVPLFFVSNNWWVNNYSRYLQLSPKVGVSDRIEVYKGTDGGIDLFALRIFLYESSFLRQEFEADKTFSKQSLAKSQKNTQVNLVGRLPILERLTRYAENGLYSKFFALADNILKSEKEDQLDSLPAQLASVRTQESTELLKKIFYAPELDKKSVAVTALAQLDHNSFLCEVFTTNKNENEEWWWQLTADVLGKRGECSVAETLIELLADTEVSAYARQDAAKTLGGIGGKINNKSVASELVKFLEDENADVQRAVAKALGRLGDRSVAPNLVTFLENKNENAKVQRAVEAALRKLGDHSVASALVKLPKDEDEDAARPSTAEALEKLSTPELVKRLKDEEESVRQAAAQALGKLGDRSVIPTLVMLLKDKNPFVQEAAATSLGELGVYSVAPELIKLLTNGVVRQSMIKALGKLDAPSAVSKLIKLLSERDINVQQPAVESLGKLGDRSATPALVMLLADQNMEVRQPAAQALGRLKAATVAPILRRYLHDAELRDTAAKALLRINDPMNDPLPELRDWQTEQFRSAQEQFERKEKQEAAVVLGSVFTEKAVTLLSNLLKDTGQEVVGAAVASLGNIGAYHPDLVQGQVKQLLKLTSPDNNFKLRREAIKALGQLISFQGEKKAADLPELENKVHPALHQLLFAQKEDLIIRQAALDALGATGRQDCAKETYELLSKLDKDKNESLRYRSFLWLGRMTYAPAQGYIEDDLKQLAQEKADWRKERDIEESEKTDASGEVSIKREDKTWKKEHWEYMLGNALARIAPEQRGIELLGYPLYQVRQGAIRALASRIADGAADATLIGKIIQAHQKFDPDDLPSPFPYAAFQAIDLALWNLEYAGTEKDLNTLQDFFNSLKKKNCKKTKREGNVEKCFDWTSNVPGQEGAIEERLEWTIKRLGENLARNEQVPAAEKE; encoded by the coding sequence ATGAGTTCATCTGATGCACTTACTCGCAACGACGCAGCCTACGAACCCTATATCGGCCTGCGACCCTTTGAGGAAAGCGAACGGGACCGGTTCTTTGGTCGTGACCGCGAGATCAATATCCTCCTCGATAATATCCGTTTTAATCGCCTGACCCTGCTCTTGGCCGGGAGTGGAGTGGGCAAGAGTTCCCTGCTGCGAGCCGGAGTTATGCCGGTCTTGAGGGGAGATTCCGATACCGAACTTCTCTATCATAATGTCTGGAGTGGCGAGCCTGCCAAAGAACTGAAACAGGCAATCGCGGAGCATTTCAGGAAAAAATATCGGCTTGCTCCTTTTGATGAACAGTTTGTCCGGCTTCCACTTAAGGATATGCTGCGGACCTGTACCATGTTTAGTACTGGGCAGCAAATTTTGCTCCTGGATCAGTTTGAGGAGTTTTTTAATTACCAGCGGTTTCGAGAGGGCTTTGGAGATTTTGTTGAGGAGCTGAGTGCAGCCGTGCGTGATCGCGGTCTTCCGGCCTCCTTTGTTTTTTCCATGCGCGAAGATTTTGCCCTGGAATTGAATGCCTTCAAGGAGTTCCTACCTGGGGTGTTTGACAATTACTTCCGGTTGGAAAAGTTGACCAGGGAGCAGGCCCGACTGGCCATAGAAAAACCCTTGGAAAGGACCGGGTATAGTTTTGCGCCGCAGCAGGGAGAACGCAAGGCCCTGCTTGATCAGGTTTTGGATGACCTTGCCAAGCGAGAGCAGGAGCGGCAGCTTGGGGTGCAGGAATTGCTCAAGCTCAAGGAATTGCCCCTGTTGGTGGAACCCCCGCACTTGCAGATTGTTTGTCGGGAGCTGTGGTTGCATCATCGGGATGAGCAGGTGAAGCAGATTACCCATGTCGACTATGAGAAGGCGGGGAGGGCAGGGGGAATACTGGAAAATTATTTTATAAAAATAGTCAAAAAACTTGATGAAAATCAGCAATACATCGCTTCTATGGCCTTTGATTATCTTATCGGCTCACGCGGTGTAAAAATTGCCCAACCACTTGATCAACTGGCCGACCTGACATTTCTTGATAAGAACGATTTGCAGTCAGTGTTGGATATATTACAGGACAATGCAATTCTCCGCCGTAAGAACAGAAACGGTGTTTTTGAATATGAACTCTATCATGATATTTTTTCAAAATATATCCAAAAATGGAATGCAGAATTTAAAATCAATCAGCAGGAAAGAAAACCAAGTTACGAGGAATTAACACGAAAAATTGGCAAACTGAACAGAAGCCAACAAAAGCTTGCGTCTGCCGCCTTCAATGTGCTCTCCGCAAAGCGTAATGCAAAAATCAGGAGGCCACTGGAGAAGCTTGTTGAATTGACAAATGCTGATGAAAAGGAACTTCAAGAGGTATTAAACAAGTTGCATGAGTATTCAATACTCCGCCAGCAAAAAAATGACCATGTTCTTTCCTATGAGATTTATAATGATAATTTACTCGAAGATATTTCCAGGTGGAACTATAGCTTTAATGAAACATCACGTAGGAGACGTCGTATTCTGCTTATCGGTGCATTTGTGATTTTCGTCCCCCTATTCTTTGTGAGTAACAACTGGTGGGTGAATAATTATAGTCGTTATTTGCAGCTTTCTCCAAAAGTAGGTGTTTCAGACCGAATAGAGGTCTATAAAGGGACGGATGGAGGAATCGATTTGTTTGCTTTACGGATCTTTCTCTATGAGAGTTCTTTTCTTAGACAGGAGTTTGAGGCGGATAAAACTTTTAGTAAACAAAGTCTAGCTAAGTCGCAAAAAAACACTCAGGTAAATCTAGTGGGCAGGCTGCCCATCCTGGAGCGTCTGACCCGCTATGCGGAAAACGGATTGTATAGCAAATTTTTTGCCCTTGCTGATAATATTCTGAAGAGTGAGAAAGAGGACCAGCTCGATTCGCTTCCTGCTCAACTCGCTTCTGTCCGAACACAGGAGAGTACTGAGCTACTGAAAAAGATTTTCTATGCTCCTGAGCTGGACAAGAAAAGCGTAGCTGTTACCGCCCTTGCCCAATTAGATCACAACTCCTTCCTTTGTGAAGTTTTTACTACCAATAAAAATGAAAATGAAGAATGGTGGTGGCAGCTTACTGCGGACGTCCTGGGAAAACGGGGTGAGTGTTCTGTTGCCGAGACGCTGATCGAGCTCCTCGCAGATACAGAGGTGAGTGCGTATGCACGACAGGATGCGGCAAAAACCCTGGGGGGAATTGGAGGAAAAATTAACAACAAATCAGTTGCATCTGAGCTGGTCAAATTCCTTGAGGATGAGAATGCGGATGTACAACGGGCTGTGGCAAAAGCCCTGGGGAGACTTGGCGACAGATCTGTTGCACCTAACCTCGTCACATTCCTTGAGAATAAAAATGAAAATGCAAAAGTACAACGGGCTGTAGAGGCAGCCCTGAGAAAGCTGGGGGATCATTCGGTAGCCTCTGCTTTGGTCAAGCTCCCTAAGGATGAGGATGAGGATGCGGCACGACCGTCTACAGCGGAAGCCCTGGAGAAACTGAGCACCCCTGAACTCGTCAAACGCCTTAAGGATGAGGAGGAAAGTGTGCGGCAAGCTGCGGCACAAGCCCTGGGGAAACTGGGGGATCGTTCTGTAATCCCCACACTGGTCATGCTCCTTAAGGATAAAAATCCGTTCGTGCAGGAAGCAGCGGCAACGTCCCTGGGAGAATTGGGTGTTTATTCTGTAGCCCCTGAGCTGATTAAGCTCCTCACGAATGGAGTTGTGCGGCAGTCTATGATAAAGGCCCTGGGGAAACTGGATGCCCCCTCTGCCGTTTCGAAACTGATCAAACTACTCAGTGAGAGGGATATAAATGTGCAGCAGCCTGCGGTAGAATCCCTGGGGAAACTGGGGGATCGTTCTGCAACCCCTGCACTGGTCATGCTCCTTGCAGATCAAAATATGGAGGTGCGGCAGCCTGCGGCGCAAGCACTGGGAAGACTGAAAGCAGCGACAGTTGCCCCCATTCTCCGCAGGTATTTGCATGATGCAGAACTGAGAGATACAGCAGCCAAGGCATTGCTCAGAATAAATGATCCCATGAATGATCCCTTGCCAGAGCTCCGTGACTGGCAGACGGAACAGTTCAGGAGCGCCCAGGAACAATTTGAGCGAAAGGAAAAACAAGAAGCTGCTGTGGTCCTTGGTTCTGTCTTTACTGAGAAGGCTGTCACACTCCTGAGTAACCTGCTGAAAGATACCGGTCAAGAGGTGGTTGGGGCGGCTGTTGCATCTCTCGGCAATATCGGCGCATATCATCCCGACTTGGTACAAGGACAGGTGAAGCAGCTGCTTAAACTGACTTCTCCTGATAATAATTTTAAGTTACGGCGGGAGGCAATCAAGGCCCTTGGTCAGCTTATCTCCTTCCAGGGAGAAAAGAAGGCTGCTGACCTGCCGGAATTAGAAAACAAGGTTCACCCGGCTCTGCACCAGCTTCTTTTTGCCCAGAAAGAAGATCTTATCATTCGCCAGGCCGCCCTTGATGCCCTGGGTGCAACAGGTCGCCAAGACTGCGCTAAAGAGACCTACGAGCTGTTGAGCAAACTGGACAAGGACAAGAACGAATCATTGCGCTACCGTTCTTTCCTCTGGCTTGGCCGCATGACGTACGCCCCGGCCCAAGGTTACATCGAAGATGATTTGAAACAACTGGCTCAAGAAAAGGCGGACTGGCGTAAAGAGCGGGACATTGAAGAATCGGAAAAAACAGATGCATCCGGCGAAGTTTCCATAAAACGGGAAGACAAAACCTGGAAAAAAGAACACTGGGAATACATGCTCGGTAACGCGTTAGCCCGCATCGCCCCGGAACAACGCGGCATCGAACTACTCGGCTACCCCCTCTACCAAGTCCGCCAAGGAGCCATCCGTGCTCTGGCAAGCAGAATAGCCGACGGCGCAGCCGATGCCACATTAATCGGCAAAATTATCCAAGCCCATCAAAAATTTGACCCGGACGACCTCCCATCTCCCTTCCCCTACGCCGCCTTCCAGGCCATCGATCTTGCCCTGTGGAACCTGGAATATGCTGGTACCGAGAAAGATCTGAACACGTTGCAGGATTTTTTTAATTCTCTTAAAAAGAAGAACTGCAAAAAAACGAAACGAGAAGGCAACGTAGAAAAATGTTTTGATTGGACGAGTAATGTGCCAGGCCAGGAAGGAGCCATAGAAGAACGCCTGGAATGGACCATCAAGCGGCTGGGGGAGAACCTTGCCAGGAATGAACAAGTGCCTGCTGCCGAGAAGGAATAG
- the can gene encoding carbonate dehydratase, producing the protein MRTLKEIFEQNKRWADGVRESDPSFFKKLSQQQSPEYLWIGCADSRVPANQIIDALPGEVFVHRNIANVVVHSDLNCLSVIQYAIEVLEIKNIIVCGHYGCGGIKAAWEDKEHGLIDNWLRNIKDVQRFHQKELDSLGSEKEKLDRLCELNVIEQVVNVCQTTIVQGAWKSGQQLAVHGWIYSIEDGILRDLNICITNTEEIPNTLEDGLCFSRYAATKIV; encoded by the coding sequence ATGCGTACGTTAAAAGAAATTTTCGAGCAAAATAAACGATGGGCAGATGGGGTCCGGGAGTCTGATCCGAGCTTTTTTAAAAAGCTCTCACAACAGCAGAGCCCTGAATATCTCTGGATTGGCTGTGCAGACAGCCGGGTTCCGGCAAATCAGATTATTGATGCCCTGCCAGGAGAGGTCTTTGTCCATCGGAATATTGCCAATGTCGTGGTCCATTCTGATTTGAATTGCCTGTCCGTGATTCAATACGCTATTGAGGTATTGGAAATAAAAAATATTATCGTTTGTGGGCATTATGGCTGTGGAGGGATTAAGGCTGCCTGGGAGGACAAAGAGCACGGGCTTATTGATAATTGGCTGAGAAATATCAAGGATGTGCAGCGTTTTCACCAGAAAGAGCTGGATAGCTTGGGCAGCGAAAAAGAAAAATTGGATCGCCTCTGTGAGTTGAACGTTATTGAGCAGGTGGTGAATGTCTGCCAGACAACTATTGTGCAGGGAGCCTGGAAGTCAGGACAGCAGCTGGCTGTGCATGGCTGGATTTACAGCATTGAAGATGGTATATTGCGAGACCTGAATATCTGCATCACGAATACCGAAGAGATTCCCAATACTCTGGAGGATGGTCTGTGCTTTTCCCGGTACGCTGCGACAAAGATTGTGTAG
- a CDS encoding rhodanese-like domain-containing protein, producing the protein MANMKKILTCALLGATLTLGAVSSASAFGFGTNKFEKEVEKEEGAVKLARETVQGGYGLITTEELKKLIDSGKDILIIDTMPYENSYKKNHIPGAKQFLFPIPTMETWDSKETDGKDQDDYAALLGADKNKTIVVYCGFVKCTRSHNGALWAKKLGYTNVLRHPGGIFAWKGAKYPTESVQ; encoded by the coding sequence ATGGCTAACATGAAAAAAATTCTCACCTGTGCATTGCTTGGCGCGACACTCACTCTGGGCGCTGTCAGCTCAGCCTCAGCATTCGGATTTGGTACAAACAAATTTGAGAAGGAAGTGGAAAAGGAGGAGGGCGCGGTAAAATTGGCTCGTGAAACAGTACAGGGTGGTTATGGACTGATCACTACGGAAGAGCTGAAAAAGCTCATTGATTCAGGCAAGGACATCCTGATTATTGACACCATGCCCTATGAGAACAGCTACAAAAAGAACCACATCCCTGGTGCTAAACAATTCCTTTTCCCTATACCAACGATGGAGACCTGGGACAGCAAAGAAACAGATGGCAAGGACCAAGATGATTACGCGGCCCTGTTAGGAGCAGATAAAAACAAAACTATCGTGGTTTATTGCGGATTTGTTAAATGTACCCGGAGCCATAACGGCGCCCTGTGGGCAAAGAAGCTGGGTTACACCAATGTTCTTCGCCATCCCGGTGGCATCTTTGCCTGGAAGGGCGCAAAATATCCTACCGAGAGCGTACAATAG
- a CDS encoding SIR2 family protein: protein MERLHKEWEALSERISSLSEQKINETRVEERLRLDPLIDLAKEERQKLEREMLRLEKEAQAEGTEVVDCAERIQQAMGQLSTRAFEISEVFPAIGAEFERLKKEGIRPEDERIFEAITAFIENTLAPEVFIRFFKELDGATDTGAAGPDYAKLASRLQEGKVILCLGQDVGIPVPSTEQIMECLVGQEGFQGSLSELCERQEIAPDSGRNDLVEKIRAVLSPQVTHQIEIYEVLAQLDTPLLIISAAYDDLLEQALKERRKYVVIYPNLQEKKCLLRYSDQQGVTSCLPLELSDKKPLEEGYTVIYKLRGGFIDEERETLLLSERDYFTFTKFMEKKQFPAYLGNKLNKYALWFIGHNLQSWEERLVVKALQSLRDSRASALAVQEGVSDFSRDFWKDNKVDAYDLKVEDFVLGLKKEAVS from the coding sequence ATGGAAAGATTACACAAGGAATGGGAGGCGCTTTCTGAAAGAATTTCCTCTTTATCCGAGCAGAAAATCAACGAGACCCGGGTTGAGGAGCGCTTGCGCCTGGATCCCCTCATTGATCTAGCCAAAGAGGAGCGCCAAAAACTGGAGCGGGAGATGCTGCGCCTGGAAAAGGAGGCCCAGGCCGAGGGCACAGAGGTTGTGGACTGTGCTGAGCGGATCCAACAGGCGATGGGGCAGCTTTCCACCCGTGCCTTTGAGATTTCCGAGGTCTTTCCGGCAATCGGGGCGGAGTTCGAGCGGCTAAAAAAGGAAGGCATTCGCCCGGAAGATGAGAGAATCTTTGAGGCCATTACCGCTTTTATTGAAAACACCTTGGCTCCAGAAGTCTTTATTCGTTTTTTCAAAGAGCTGGATGGCGCGACAGACACCGGAGCAGCCGGGCCGGACTATGCAAAGCTTGCCAGTCGCCTCCAGGAAGGCAAGGTAATCCTCTGTCTGGGGCAGGATGTGGGTATCCCCGTTCCTTCCACAGAGCAGATCATGGAATGCCTGGTTGGGCAGGAGGGTTTTCAGGGCTCCTTGTCTGAGCTTTGCGAACGACAGGAGATCGCCCCGGACAGCGGTCGGAATGATTTGGTGGAGAAAATTCGTGCGGTACTCAGCCCACAGGTGACTCATCAGATTGAAATCTACGAAGTCCTGGCGCAGCTTGATACGCCCCTGCTTATTATCTCTGCTGCCTATGATGATCTGCTGGAGCAGGCCCTCAAGGAACGACGAAAATATGTCGTGATTTACCCCAACCTTCAGGAAAAGAAATGCCTGCTCCGTTATTCTGATCAACAGGGGGTGACCTCTTGTCTGCCCCTGGAGCTTTCGGATAAAAAGCCGCTGGAAGAGGGCTATACAGTTATCTATAAGCTGCGCGGTGGCTTTATTGATGAGGAACGGGAAACCCTGCTCCTGTCTGAGCGAGATTATTTTACCTTTACCAAGTTTATGGAAAAGAAACAGTTTCCTGCCTATCTGGGCAATAAGCTGAATAAGTATGCACTCTGGTTCATCGGCCATAATTTGCAGAGCTGGGAAGAACGGTTGGTGGTGAAAGCCCTGCAAAGTTTGCGGGACAGCAGGGCCTCGGCCCTCGCTGTACAGGAGGGCGTGTCTGATTTTTCCCGTGATTTCTGGAAGGATAACAAGGTGGATGCCTATGATCTGAAGGTGGAGGATTTTGTCCTTGGTCTGAAAAAGGAGGCTGTTTCATGA